In the genome of Gordonia rubripertincta, one region contains:
- a CDS encoding PaaI family thioesterase, whose amino-acid sequence MGFDQRLPAHSPSCMGCGSDNPSGLQLEVYRHDDHVYADLTFDERQSGAPGLAHGGAISAACDDIMGFTLWIARTPAVTRTLTVEYRHPVPLHTPVHLVATVVDNTARALSIKAVGTVGKKAYFTANAVFVKVDLSHFQNHGDPDAATDLITRFLQAD is encoded by the coding sequence ATGGGCTTCGATCAGCGGCTACCAGCGCACTCGCCATCATGTATGGGATGTGGCAGCGACAACCCCAGCGGACTCCAGCTCGAGGTATACAGGCATGACGACCACGTCTACGCTGATCTAACCTTCGACGAACGCCAATCAGGAGCACCCGGCCTAGCCCATGGCGGTGCCATCTCAGCAGCCTGCGACGACATCATGGGATTCACCCTGTGGATCGCCCGCACACCTGCAGTCACTCGAACACTCACCGTCGAGTACCGACACCCAGTGCCACTGCACACACCCGTGCACCTCGTCGCCACGGTCGTCGATAACACCGCTCGGGCACTCTCCATCAAAGCGGTCGGCACAGTAGGCAAGAAAGCGTATTTCACCGCGAACGCCGTGTTCGTGAAAGTTGACTTAAGTCACTTTCAGAACCACGGAGACCCGGACGCCGCCACAGACCTGATTACTCGATTCCTTCAAGCCGACTAG
- a CDS encoding TetR/AcrR family transcriptional regulator: MEIADIDDVDPRRVRSRARLLDAAATLLSSGGVEAVTVEAVTRLSRVARTTLYRHFESTTDLVAAAFERLLPQVDNPETSQSIRDDLVTLMQRQAALIEQAPLQLTTLAWLAMVPKQPGEEPNALGPLRMRVVNQYREPFDRVLTSSAAAAELDDPDLTMAITQLAGPLVFAKLTGIRAMDVADLERLVDDFLAAHRRRPPT; the protein is encoded by the coding sequence GTGGAGATCGCCGATATCGATGATGTGGACCCGAGGCGGGTTCGCTCGCGGGCGCGGTTGTTGGATGCTGCCGCGACCCTGCTCAGCAGCGGTGGGGTCGAAGCGGTCACCGTGGAGGCTGTAACCCGGCTATCTCGCGTAGCCCGCACCACGCTGTATCGACATTTTGAGAGCACCACGGACCTGGTGGCAGCAGCCTTCGAGCGGTTGTTGCCTCAGGTGGACAACCCTGAAACCTCGCAATCGATTCGCGATGACCTGGTCACATTGATGCAACGCCAGGCTGCTCTCATCGAACAGGCTCCGTTGCAGTTGACCACACTGGCTTGGTTGGCAATGGTTCCCAAGCAACCTGGCGAAGAACCAAACGCATTGGGGCCGTTGCGGATGCGCGTAGTCAACCAGTACCGAGAACCCTTTGATCGAGTGTTGACAAGTAGCGCGGCCGCCGCTGAACTCGACGATCCGGACTTGACCATGGCGATCACTCAGCTGGCAGGCCCTCTGGTCTTCGCCAAGCTCACCGGGATTCGCGCGATGGATGTCGCTGATCTCGAGCGCCTCGTCGATGACTTTCTTGCGGCGCACAGGCGGCGCCCGCCTACATAG
- a CDS encoding IS3 family transposase (programmed frameshift), translating into MAGRKRHSAEDIVRKLRRADELAAQGKTGEEIAADLEVSAATLYNWRRQYGGMDGDAAKELKELREQNGRLKRLLADAELEKDALREIAKGKILSPTAKRAAIDMLKDVMNMSERKACKVVGLARSAYRQLPQAHTPADPDAGLRQQLRTYARQNPRHGFRRAWAWLRFDEGDTVNKKKVHRLWKEEGLQVRRAPRRKRAGQASMPIVTADAPKVVWALDFQFDSTVDGHKIKIASMVDEHTRMSLLNIVDRSIAADRLIEELKKTFAIWGGPPKVLRMDNGPEFISEALQTFCAGSVGISYIPPGTPWNNGFIESFNNRLRDECLNRNCWPTLLEARVVIEDFKDDHNHRHRHSALGYKTPAEYAARCTHQHHPVGCEID; encoded by the exons ATGGCAGGACGCAAGCGCCACTCGGCAGAGGACATTGTGCGCAAGTTGCGCCGGGCTGACGAGTTGGCGGCGCAGGGCAAGACCGGCGAGGAGATCGCCGCCGACCTCGAGGTGTCGGCAGCGACGTTGTACAACTGGCGCCGCCAGTACGGCGGCATGGACGGTGACGCGGCCAAGGAGCTCAAGGAGCTGCGCGAGCAGAACGGCCGGCTCAAGCGGCTGCTCGCCGATGCCGAGTTGGAGAAGGACGCGCTACGGGAGATCGCCA AAGGGAAAATTCTGAGCCCAACCGCCAAACGCGCCGCCATCGACATGCTCAAAGACGTGATGAACATGTCAGAACGCAAGGCGTGCAAGGTTGTTGGGCTTGCTCGTTCAGCGTATCGTCAACTGCCGCAAGCGCACACCCCGGCTGACCCGGATGCTGGCCTGCGCCAGCAGCTACGAACCTACGCCCGTCAGAACCCACGCCACGGGTTCCGTCGGGCGTGGGCCTGGCTACGTTTCGACGAAGGCGACACCGTGAACAAGAAGAAGGTCCACCGGCTGTGGAAGGAAGAAGGATTGCAGGTGCGCCGGGCGCCGCGGCGTAAACGGGCCGGCCAGGCGTCGATGCCGATTGTCACCGCGGACGCACCGAAAGTGGTGTGGGCATTGGACTTTCAGTTCGACTCCACTGTCGACGGACACAAGATCAAGATCGCGTCCATGGTCGATGAACACACCCGGATGTCGCTGCTCAACATTGTGGATCGCTCGATCGCCGCCGACCGGTTGATCGAGGAGTTGAAGAAGACCTTCGCGATCTGGGGTGGCCCACCGAAGGTGCTGCGCATGGACAACGGCCCTGAGTTCATCTCTGAGGCCCTCCAGACGTTCTGTGCAGGGTCGGTGGGGATCTCCTACATTCCGCCTGGCACGCCGTGGAACAACGGGTTCATCGAGTCGTTCAACAACCGGTTGCGCGACGAGTGTTTGAACCGCAACTGCTGGCCCACCCTGTTGGAGGCCCGCGTGGTCATCGAAGACTTCAAAGACGACCACAACCACCGACACCGCCACTCAGCGCTGGGCTACAAGACCCCGGCCGAGTACGCTGCCCGATGCACCCACCAGCACCACCCCGTGGGCTGCGAGATCGACTGA